One part of the Microbacterium aurugineum genome encodes these proteins:
- a CDS encoding recombinase family protein, which yields MSETIDPMKATAVDEALTSPLHLPHDAAACPKCFTELQQNRNFWTARPDGSRLVGLVVAREGMPSVVKQREDLTRFGVPIEGFRHPAPDILESWNDRLARLIATLTHGDVLVVVNIKALGRDAEEGARTVAELRRHGIIVKVLGHDARHLADAAR from the coding sequence ATGAGCGAGACGATCGATCCCATGAAGGCGACTGCCGTCGATGAGGCGCTGACGAGCCCGTTGCACCTGCCTCATGATGCCGCGGCGTGCCCGAAGTGCTTCACCGAGTTGCAGCAGAACCGCAACTTCTGGACCGCACGCCCTGACGGCTCGCGCCTGGTCGGTCTCGTCGTCGCTCGGGAGGGCATGCCGTCGGTCGTCAAGCAGCGCGAAGACCTCACCCGCTTCGGCGTGCCGATCGAGGGGTTCCGTCACCCGGCACCCGACATCCTGGAGAGCTGGAACGACCGTCTCGCGCGTCTGATCGCGACTCTGACACACGGCGATGTGTTGGTCGTCGTGAACATCAAGGCTCTCGGCCGCGACGCCGAAGAGGGCGCCCGCACCGTCGCCGAACTGCGCCGCCACGGGATCATCGTGAAGGTCCTGGGCCACGACGCTCGGCACCTCGCCGACGCCGCACGCTGA
- the pip gene encoding prolyl aminopeptidase, translating into MMTKTDALYPPIEPYDTGEMLVGDGHRVYWEVSGNPDGKPVVFLHGGPGSGTSPWQRRFFDPEAYRIVLFDQRGCGRSTPHASAPDADFRHITTAHLIADIELLRKNLGIDKWQVFGGSWGSALALAYAQAHPSAVTELVLRGIFTLRREELEWFYEGGAAALFPDLWESFLAQIPILERSHLIEAYHRRLFDPDPAVHVPAAIAWSTWEAATVTLTPDPAQIAALSDPQKATAFARIENHFFVHRGWWDEGQLIAGVDAIRHIPAVIVQGRHDVATPMMTAWDLHRAWPEAEFIVVDDAGHAATEPGTQKALRAATDRFARASRTT; encoded by the coding sequence ATGATGACGAAGACAGACGCACTGTATCCACCGATCGAACCGTACGACACGGGGGAGATGCTCGTCGGAGACGGTCACCGCGTGTACTGGGAGGTCAGCGGAAACCCCGACGGCAAACCGGTGGTCTTCCTGCACGGCGGCCCCGGCAGTGGAACCTCGCCCTGGCAGCGGCGGTTCTTCGACCCGGAGGCCTATCGCATCGTGCTGTTCGATCAGCGGGGGTGCGGGCGCAGCACACCGCACGCGAGTGCTCCCGATGCGGACTTCCGTCACATCACCACCGCCCACCTGATCGCCGACATCGAGCTGCTGCGCAAGAACCTCGGCATCGACAAGTGGCAGGTGTTCGGCGGGTCGTGGGGGAGCGCCCTCGCACTCGCCTATGCGCAGGCACATCCGTCTGCGGTGACCGAACTCGTGCTCCGCGGGATCTTCACGCTGCGTCGCGAGGAGCTCGAGTGGTTCTACGAGGGCGGGGCAGCGGCCCTCTTCCCGGACCTCTGGGAGAGCTTCCTCGCGCAGATCCCGATCCTGGAGCGCTCGCACCTGATCGAGGCATACCACCGCCGACTCTTCGACCCCGACCCGGCGGTGCACGTGCCCGCCGCGATCGCCTGGTCGACCTGGGAGGCGGCGACCGTGACGCTCACACCGGATCCCGCGCAGATCGCCGCCCTGTCCGATCCGCAGAAGGCCACCGCGTTCGCCCGCATCGAGAACCACTTCTTCGTCCATCGCGGGTGGTGGGACGAGGGGCAGCTGATCGCCGGCGTCGACGCCATCCGCCACATCCCCGCGGTCATCGTGCAGGGTCGACACGACGTCGCGACCCCGATGATGACGGCGTGGGATCTGCACCGGGCGTGGCCCGAGGCGGAGTTCATCGTGGTCGACGATGCCGGTCATGCGGCGACCGAGCCCGGCACGCAGAAGGCGCTACGCGCGGCGACCGACCGATTCGCTCGTGCGAGCCGCACGACGTGA
- a CDS encoding putative T7SS-secreted protein, whose product MQTTRGRTVEVIAGNPGDIDARATQISDLADDMLSAAATLRGIGDGSIRGKGYAMDKIREVVDDSHKDLKEAGERYRPAGTVLSRYATALSTAQQQMATIVSDCETSLSAVQSARGDASDAQGAFSSFRTEVAAAPPAPEEQDASAQQSDRLEQAAASAALALSQARETHAENLRAYDGVFETWEGAYETAVSDLEDANKIGEDSTWENIAGVLAVVAEVLSWVGLGLAVLGLIIGGPFIAALAVIVAVASLLVTVALMFDGRKGIGDLLWSVVGILPIGKLGLLFKKGGQLKFLGEIGKGIAKPFQQVKGLRGLQFAPRSGWRADWLPKFDAFAGRVSGVKMTGPFSLKGMLDRFVGGTGRSFTIAFTDAVGSAPKQAMGTQLFSQLPTALQNVVGGAPTTFEQVFNVYKWIDRGVSATGGRPSGALSPAGAINGLF is encoded by the coding sequence ATGCAGACGACCAGAGGGCGCACGGTCGAGGTCATCGCCGGGAACCCCGGCGACATCGACGCCAGAGCCACGCAGATCTCCGATCTCGCTGACGACATGTTGTCCGCTGCGGCGACACTGCGCGGCATCGGCGATGGCAGCATCCGCGGCAAGGGCTATGCCATGGACAAGATCCGCGAGGTCGTGGACGACTCGCACAAGGACCTCAAGGAGGCGGGCGAGCGCTATCGCCCGGCGGGGACCGTTCTCAGTCGCTACGCGACCGCGCTGTCGACGGCGCAGCAGCAGATGGCCACGATCGTCTCGGACTGCGAGACCTCCTTGAGTGCGGTTCAGTCGGCCCGAGGTGATGCTTCGGATGCACAGGGTGCGTTCAGCAGCTTCCGCACCGAGGTCGCCGCTGCCCCTCCCGCTCCCGAGGAGCAGGATGCGAGCGCGCAGCAGAGCGACCGACTCGAGCAGGCGGCTGCGAGTGCGGCGCTCGCGCTCTCGCAGGCGAGGGAGACGCACGCCGAGAACCTCCGCGCCTACGACGGCGTCTTCGAGACGTGGGAGGGCGCCTACGAGACGGCCGTGAGCGACCTCGAGGATGCCAACAAGATCGGCGAGGACTCCACCTGGGAGAACATCGCCGGCGTCCTCGCCGTCGTCGCTGAAGTGCTCAGCTGGGTCGGACTCGGTCTCGCTGTCCTCGGCCTGATCATCGGCGGCCCTTTCATCGCCGCGCTTGCCGTGATCGTCGCCGTCGCGTCGCTGCTCGTCACGGTCGCTCTCATGTTCGACGGGCGCAAAGGCATCGGCGACCTGTTGTGGTCGGTGGTGGGTATCCTCCCCATCGGCAAGCTCGGCCTGCTGTTCAAGAAGGGCGGACAGCTGAAGTTCCTCGGGGAGATCGGCAAGGGCATCGCGAAGCCGTTCCAACAGGTCAAGGGCCTCCGGGGGCTCCAGTTCGCCCCGCGCAGCGGATGGCGCGCCGACTGGCTGCCGAAGTTCGATGCTTTCGCCGGTCGGGTGTCCGGCGTCAAGATGACCGGCCCTTTCTCGTTGAAGGGGATGCTCGACCGATTCGTCGGCGGTACCGGGCGCTCCTTCACGATCGCGTTCACGGACGCTGTCGGGTCGGCGCCGAAGCAGGCCATGGGAACCCAGCTGTTCAGCCAGTTGCCGACGGCGCTGCAGAATGTCGTCGGCGGAGCACCGACGACGTTCGAGCAGGTCTTCAATGTGTACAAGTGGATCGACCGCGGTGTGTCGGCGACGGGAGGACGCCCTTCCGGCGCCCTCTCGCCCGCGGGCGCCATCAATGGGCTGTTCTGA
- a CDS encoding WXG100 family type VII secretion target, producing MADFGASYAEMEQVASSLSQARDDIQGQLDTLKGQVDTLLGEDFKTQHASGKFGEGYTELTTGLKTAVDGINDMSESLLGMMRAIQDLDQQLAGS from the coding sequence ATGGCCGATTTCGGTGCGTCTTATGCAGAAATGGAGCAGGTGGCGTCGTCGCTGTCGCAGGCTCGTGATGACATTCAGGGTCAGTTGGACACGCTGAAGGGTCAGGTGGACACTCTTCTGGGTGAGGACTTCAAGACGCAGCATGCGTCGGGGAAGTTCGGTGAGGGGTACACGGAGTTGACGACGGGTCTGAAGACCGCGGTCGACGGTATCAATGACATGTCGGAGTCGCTGCTGGGGATGATGCGCGCGATCCAGGATCTGGATCAGCAGCTCGCCGGCAGCTGA
- a CDS encoding malate dehydrogenase, whose product MTTTITLTGAGGQIGYALLFRIAAGDLLGPDEKVRLRLLEIPQGLGAAEGAALELQDGAFGLLEHVEVTDDAAVGFDGCDLALLVGARPRGPGMERADLLAANAGIFGPQGAAIAANAAAGVRVTVVGNPANTNALIAAASADGVPAERFTALTRLDENRARAQLAQTLGTPVHTVRRVPIWGNHSATQFPDISHATVAGRPVAPALEQIVGDVPAWLDETFIPRVAKRGAEIIAVRGSSSVASAANATIEHVRDWVRGTDDWTSAGVVSHGEYGVPEGLVSSFPVRSVDGEWQIVEGLELSEWARARIDASVAELLQERETVQALGLL is encoded by the coding sequence ATGACGACCACGATCACCCTCACCGGCGCCGGCGGCCAGATCGGCTACGCACTGCTGTTCCGCATCGCGGCGGGCGACCTGCTCGGACCGGACGAGAAGGTACGGCTCCGCCTGTTGGAGATCCCGCAGGGGCTCGGTGCCGCGGAGGGCGCCGCACTGGAGCTGCAGGACGGCGCGTTCGGCTTGCTCGAGCATGTCGAGGTGACGGATGACGCCGCGGTGGGCTTCGACGGGTGCGACCTCGCCCTGCTCGTGGGGGCCCGCCCCCGCGGGCCCGGGATGGAGCGCGCCGACCTGCTCGCCGCCAATGCCGGCATCTTCGGCCCGCAGGGCGCGGCCATCGCGGCGAACGCGGCGGCGGGTGTGCGCGTCACGGTGGTCGGGAACCCCGCCAACACCAACGCCCTGATCGCGGCCGCGTCGGCGGACGGCGTACCCGCCGAGCGCTTCACCGCCCTGACGCGCCTCGACGAGAACCGCGCGCGGGCCCAGCTCGCGCAGACCCTCGGCACCCCGGTGCACACCGTGCGCCGCGTGCCGATCTGGGGCAACCACTCGGCGACGCAGTTCCCCGACATCTCGCACGCCACGGTCGCCGGCCGTCCGGTGGCGCCGGCTCTGGAACAGATCGTCGGCGACGTGCCGGCATGGCTCGACGAAACGTTCATCCCGCGGGTGGCGAAGCGCGGAGCGGAGATCATCGCGGTGCGCGGTTCGTCGTCGGTGGCGTCGGCCGCGAACGCGACCATCGAGCACGTGCGCGACTGGGTCCGGGGCACCGACGACTGGACCTCGGCCGGCGTCGTCTCGCACGGCGAATACGGCGTCCCGGAGGGTCTCGTCTCGTCCTTCCCCGTGCGCTCCGTCGACGGTGAATGGCAGATCGTCGAAGGGCTGGAGCTGAGCGAGTGGGCACGCGCGCGGATCGACGCGTCCGTCGCAGAACTGCTCCAGGAGCGAGAGACGGTGCAAGCCCTCGGCCTGTTGTGA
- a CDS encoding WXG100 family type VII secretion target, producing MADFGASYAEMEQVASSLSQARDDIQGQLDTLKGQVDTLLGEDFKTQHASGKFGEGYTELTTGLKTAVDGINDMSESLLGMMRAIQDLDQQLAGS from the coding sequence ATGGCCGATTTCGGTGCGTCTTATGCAGAGATGGAGCAGGTGGCGTCGTCGCTGTCGCAGGCTCGTGATGACATTCAGGGTCAGTTGGACACGCTGAAGGGTCAGGTGGACACTCTTCTGGGTGAGGACTTCAAGACGCAGCATGCGTCGGGGAAGTTCGGTGAGGGGTACACGGAGTTGACGACGGGTCTGAAGACCGCGGTCGACGGTATCAATGACATGTCGGAGTCGCTGCTGGGGATGATGCGCGCGATCCAGGATCTGGATCAGCAGCTCGCCGGCAGCTGA
- the ypfJ gene encoding KPN_02809 family neutral zinc metallopeptidase — translation MTFNPDADISGNTTRRRGRTAAIAGGAGVGVLGIIALIAGPLLGIDLTGLLGGGAPSGSGEPVGGSVIENCDTGADANADIDCRMAGAQLALDDFWAENVDGYRAPQMIVVDGSTPTQCGTASNAVGPFYCPPEEGVYVDPTFFQLMQQQFGASAGDLAQLYIVGHEWGHHIQNITGDMDRYPNNGTGPGSNGVRMELQADCYAGAWIGRISEETDSKGVPYLKPTTEAQRVDALNAAAAVGDDNIQAQSGFVNPESWTHGSSDQRQRWFAEGYQNGLGACGQVFTLAEGDL, via the coding sequence ATGACCTTCAATCCCGACGCCGACATCTCGGGCAACACGACCCGTCGACGCGGTCGCACCGCAGCCATCGCCGGGGGTGCGGGAGTGGGCGTGCTCGGCATCATCGCGCTCATCGCGGGCCCCCTCCTCGGCATCGACCTGACCGGGCTGCTCGGGGGTGGTGCGCCGAGCGGGAGCGGCGAGCCCGTCGGGGGATCGGTCATCGAGAACTGCGACACCGGCGCGGATGCGAACGCGGACATCGACTGCCGGATGGCCGGCGCGCAGCTCGCGCTCGATGACTTCTGGGCGGAGAACGTCGACGGGTATCGCGCCCCGCAGATGATCGTGGTCGACGGCTCCACGCCCACGCAGTGCGGTACGGCGTCCAATGCCGTCGGACCGTTCTACTGCCCGCCCGAGGAGGGGGTCTACGTGGACCCCACGTTCTTCCAGCTCATGCAGCAGCAGTTCGGGGCGTCGGCCGGTGACCTTGCGCAGCTCTACATCGTCGGGCACGAGTGGGGCCACCACATCCAGAACATCACGGGCGACATGGACCGCTACCCGAACAACGGGACGGGCCCGGGCAGCAACGGGGTGCGGATGGAACTGCAGGCGGATTGCTACGCCGGGGCCTGGATCGGTCGGATCTCGGAGGAGACCGACAGCAAGGGTGTCCCGTACCTGAAGCCGACCACCGAGGCGCAACGGGTCGACGCCCTGAACGCGGCGGCAGCGGTCGGCGACGACAACATCCAGGCGCAGTCCGGTTTCGTGAACCCGGAGAGCTGGACGCACGGCTCCAGTGATCAGCGTCAGCGCTGGTTCGCCGAGGGGTACCAGAACGGGCTGGGCGCCTGCGGCCAGGTGTTCACCCTCGCCGAAGGTGACCTCTAG